From Sinobacterium norvegicum:
ACTGGGGCTTTAATATGGAACCATCGAGGGCTGCGGCGCAGCCAATACCGGCGCGGGGAATGGCACTGTTACCCCTGGTGCTGTTTGTTTCTCTTTTTGTCGGTGCAGGACTGTATTTTAGTGCTCAGGGCGTCGATTTTGCTTTTTATCAGCTGCCGGCGCCGATTGCTGTCTTACCGGCGATTCTGCTGGCGGTCATGCTCAGTAAAGACGCGTTAAACAAGACCATCGAGTCGTTTATTGCCGGTGTCGGCAACAGCAATATTATTGCCATGTGCCTGATTTATTTGCTGGCCGGTGCTTTTTCATCGGTGGCGAAGGCGACTGGCGGTGTGGACGCGACGGTGTCGCTGGGGCTGTCGTTAATCCCCAGCTGGTTTATTCTGCCAGGGATATTTATTATCAGCGGTTTTATCGCCACGGCCATGGGTACTTCGATGGGGACTATTGGTGCCGTTGCGCCGATTGCCCTAGGCATCTCGGACAGTACCGATATATCCCCGGCCTTGATGGCTGGCGCTGTTATCTCCGGTGCCATCTTTGGTGACAACCTATCGATTATTTCCGATACCACCATAGCGGCAACCCGCACTCAGGGCTGTGAGATGAAGGATAAATTCCGCGAGAACATTGCAATGGCGCTGCCGGCAGCAGCTCTGGCAATGTTGTATTTATTTGTCGTCGGCGCCAGCTCGACGGTGCCAGAGGTTGCCGAGATTGACTGGCTTAAGGTATTGCCCTATCTATCGATATTGGCGTTGGCTATTTATGGCGTCAATGTCTTTGTCGTGCTTACCCTGGGGATTATTTTTGCCGCCGCGGTAGGGATGGTCACGTTACCGGAGTATCATTTACTGACCGCTGGGCAGGATGTTTACGCGGGTTTTAGCAGTATGCAGGAAATATTTTTATTGTCGCTGTTGGTTGGTGGCTTGGGTAAACTCATGGAGCAGCAAGGTGGTTTGGCCTATATTGAGTCGACTATGATGGGTTTGATAGCGAAACTGACCGGTGGCAATCAGGCTCAGCATCGCCAGCGCACCGCCGAGCTGGGCATCGCTAGTACGGTTGCGCTGACCAACGTCTGTACTGCAAATAATACGGTGGCCATTATTGTCAGTGGCGACGTGGCGCGGCGAATGGCAGTCAAAAATCAGGTATCACCTAAGCGCTCAGCCAGTTTGTTAGATATCTTTAGTTGTACAGTACAGGGCTTGATTCCATGGGGCGCACAGGCATTGTTAGTCGGCTCTATCTTTCAACTCTCGCCGGTCAGTGTGGTGGCCAATAGTTTTTATCCAATGATACTGGCTGTGGTGGCAGTATTGTTGATTTTTTTAAAACCAAGAAACACAACAGTGAACTAAAAAGCCATTCTAATTACTAATGACATAATAATTTTATTGAGATGCTATTTATGAAGAAGCAAGGTTTGATTCTATCGTCTATTTTGGCGTTGTTACTGGTTGTTATTATGGTTGTGTTTGTTTTCGAGCAACAGGCGAAAAATCGCACCGTTGCCGGTCCAAACGAAACCTCGGAATTTTTAAGTCGCGATTATGTGCAGGCAAAAGGACAACAGCGCGCCAAGGTGACCATAGTGGAGTTTCTCGACCCTGCCTGTGAGGCTTGTCGAGCGTTTTACCCCTTTGTTAATGATCTACTCAAACAATACAAGGGCAAGGTTAAGCTAGAGACGCGTTTTGTGCCTTTTCACCGAGGCGCCGATGAGGTGGTAGAGGTGCTTAACGCCACTGTGCCACAGCAAAAATTCTGGCAATCCCTGCATGTGACGTTGCAGTATCAAGAGGACTGGACAGCCAATCACGTCGCCTCGGTCGATAAACTATTGCCTCACCTAGAGGCTGTCGGTGTCGATTTGCAGCAGTTGGCTGAAGACCAAAAAAGTGGTCTTTATAAGGAACGGATGGCCCAGGATCTGAGCGATGCCAAGGCTCTGGGTGTGGCAAAGACTCCCACTTTCTTCGTCAACGGTCGTGCCATGACGCAGTTTGGTTATCAGCAATTGGAAGATTTGGTCGCCGAGGAAGTGGCAAGGCAGTATCCGGGTCAGTAACTCTATTGATGCCGAACCTGGCGGGATATTGCAGTGCTATTCCTTCCTCTGCTAGTCACCGCGCCTTAAGCGCACATCAAGCTGGTTGACGATGCCAACCCAGTCGGCATCGTCTTCGACTGCGCTGCGCAGAAACTCAGCCTGAGCGATACTCCAAAACGGTGCCTCCGCTAGATTGCGGCTGGAATCGATCACATGGCGGGCAATA
This genomic window contains:
- a CDS encoding Na+/H+ antiporter NhaC family protein — protein: MEPSRAAAQPIPARGMALLPLVLFVSLFVGAGLYFSAQGVDFAFYQLPAPIAVLPAILLAVMLSKDALNKTIESFIAGVGNSNIIAMCLIYLLAGAFSSVAKATGGVDATVSLGLSLIPSWFILPGIFIISGFIATAMGTSMGTIGAVAPIALGISDSTDISPALMAGAVISGAIFGDNLSIISDTTIAATRTQGCEMKDKFRENIAMALPAAALAMLYLFVVGASSTVPEVAEIDWLKVLPYLSILALAIYGVNVFVVLTLGIIFAAAVGMVTLPEYHLLTAGQDVYAGFSSMQEIFLLSLLVGGLGKLMEQQGGLAYIESTMMGLIAKLTGGNQAQHRQRTAELGIASTVALTNVCTANNTVAIIVSGDVARRMAVKNQVSPKRSASLLDIFSCTVQGLIPWGAQALLVGSIFQLSPVSVVANSFYPMILAVVAVLLIFLKPRNTTVN
- a CDS encoding DsbA family protein; the encoded protein is MKKQGLILSSILALLLVVIMVVFVFEQQAKNRTVAGPNETSEFLSRDYVQAKGQQRAKVTIVEFLDPACEACRAFYPFVNDLLKQYKGKVKLETRFVPFHRGADEVVEVLNATVPQQKFWQSLHVTLQYQEDWTANHVASVDKLLPHLEAVGVDLQQLAEDQKSGLYKERMAQDLSDAKALGVAKTPTFFVNGRAMTQFGYQQLEDLVAEEVARQYPGQ
- a CDS encoding DUF2789 domain-containing protein; this encodes MDTSTHTMNNLFIQLGLSGDESDIEHFIARHVIDSSRNLAEAPFWSIAQAEFLRSAVEDDADWVGIVNQLDVRLRRGD